The Kitasatospora setae KM-6054 genome contains a region encoding:
- a CDS encoding winged helix-turn-helix transcriptional regulator: MSEPLDPDMFSACQGPPLPMRMNNKWGPKIITCLKDGKRRFSELQVPLKGITPKVLSESLRAMERDGFLTRTSYPGVPPRVEYELTELGRSTLEPMEAWCAWAEQHLAELVDARAAYDDAS; encoded by the coding sequence ATGAGCGAGCCGCTTGACCCCGACATGTTCTCCGCCTGCCAGGGGCCGCCCCTCCCCATGCGGATGAACAACAAGTGGGGCCCGAAGATCATCACCTGCCTGAAGGACGGGAAGCGGCGCTTCTCGGAACTCCAGGTCCCGCTCAAGGGCATCACGCCCAAGGTCCTCTCCGAGTCCCTGCGCGCGATGGAGCGGGACGGGTTCCTCACCCGCACCTCCTACCCCGGGGTGCCGCCGCGCGTCGAGTACGAGCTGACCGAGCTGGGGCGCTCGACGCTCGAACCGATGGAAGCCTGGTGCGCCTGGGCCGAGCAGCACCTGGCCGAACTCGTCGACGCCCGCGCGGCCTACGACGACGCCTCCTGA